A single Iodidimonas sp. SYSU 1G8 DNA region contains:
- a CDS encoding sulfite exporter TauE/SafE family protein yields the protein MQIYLPIAELSINVFLILGLGGGVGFLSGMFGVGGGFLLTPLLIFVGIPPAVAVGTQANQILASSVSGVIAHWRRGGVDFKMGAVLMSGGVLGSGVGMVIFDLLRSLGQVELLISLSYVIFLGTVGGLMMNESVRAILRARRGMPLPKRRRHDDLAHRLPWKMRFRKSKLYISVIPPIAIGFFTGVLSAIMGVGGGFIMIPAMIYILGMATSVVIGTSLFQIIFVTATVTLLHATTTYTVDVMLALILVAGGVIGAQFGARAGMKLKGEHLRALLALAVITVCLGLAWGLVATPSHRYFVSTLVDAE from the coding sequence ATGCAGATTTACCTGCCCATCGCCGAACTCTCCATCAACGTCTTCCTGATCCTGGGACTGGGCGGCGGTGTGGGATTCCTGTCGGGCATGTTCGGTGTCGGCGGCGGGTTCCTGCTGACGCCACTGCTGATCTTCGTCGGCATTCCGCCGGCTGTCGCAGTCGGCACGCAGGCGAATCAGATCCTGGCCTCCTCCGTCTCCGGCGTCATCGCCCATTGGCGGCGCGGCGGCGTCGATTTCAAGATGGGCGCGGTGCTGATGTCCGGCGGCGTGCTCGGCTCGGGCGTTGGCATGGTGATCTTCGATCTGCTGCGCTCGCTCGGGCAGGTCGAGCTGCTGATCTCGCTCAGCTACGTGATCTTCCTCGGCACCGTCGGCGGGCTGATGATGAACGAAAGCGTGCGGGCCATCCTGCGCGCCCGGCGCGGCATGCCGCTGCCCAAGCGCCGCCGGCACGATGATCTGGCGCACCGGCTGCCGTGGAAGATGCGCTTCCGCAAGTCCAAGCTCTACATCAGCGTCATCCCGCCCATCGCCATCGGCTTCTTCACCGGCGTGCTGTCGGCCATCATGGGCGTCGGCGGCGGCTTCATCATGATCCCGGCGATGATCTACATCCTTGGCATGGCGACCAGCGTCGTCATTGGCACCTCGCTATTCCAGATCATCTTCGTCACCGCCACCGTTACCCTGCTGCACGCCACCACCACCTACACGGTCGACGTGATGCTGGCGCTAATCCTGGTGGCGGGCGGTGTCATCGGGGCTCAGTTCGGGGCGCGGGCCGGCATGAAGCTGAAGGGCGAACATTTGCGCGCCCTGCTGGCGCTGGCGGTGATCACGGTGTGCCTCGGGCTTGCCTGGGGCCTCGTGGCCACGCCCAGCCACAGATACTTCGTCTCGACTCTGGTGGATGCCGAATGA
- a CDS encoding TIGR02186 family protein, producing MIRWLAVLLLMLSPAPALAVSLATDLSSREIAITSSFNGTSLLLFGSKNAGRGAGDVDIIAVVHGPEQPMTIYRKQRVAGIWVNSRPVRFHNVPGFYAIASNRPLEEIADADYLRRENIGPTNLVLLSVEDVGLDELADLRRAIVDDRRRAGMYIAENDAVTFPAGDLFRANIFFPARVPVGDYRVIVRMMRDGREIGRTTTVVTVGKQGLEQWIYTTAHSQPLAYGLAAILIAVAAGWTAALVFRPR from the coding sequence ATGATCCGCTGGCTCGCCGTCCTGCTGTTGATGCTGTCGCCGGCCCCGGCGCTCGCCGTGTCGCTCGCCACCGACCTGTCGAGCCGCGAGATCGCCATCACGTCGAGCTTCAACGGCACCAGCCTGCTGTTGTTCGGGTCGAAGAACGCCGGGCGCGGCGCGGGCGATGTCGACATCATCGCCGTGGTCCATGGCCCCGAACAGCCCATGACCATCTACCGCAAGCAGCGGGTCGCCGGCATCTGGGTCAACAGCCGGCCGGTGCGGTTCCACAACGTGCCGGGCTTCTACGCCATCGCCAGCAATCGGCCGCTCGAAGAGATCGCCGACGCCGACTATCTGCGGCGCGAGAATATAGGTCCGACCAATCTGGTGCTGCTGTCGGTCGAGGATGTGGGTCTCGATGAACTCGCCGATCTGCGCCGGGCCATCGTCGACGACCGCCGCCGCGCGGGCATGTACATCGCCGAGAATGACGCGGTCACGTTCCCGGCGGGCGACCTGTTCCGCGCCAACATCTTCTTTCCTGCCCGCGTGCCTGTCGGCGACTACCGGGTCATCGTGCGGATGATGCGCGACGGGCGCGAGATCGGGCGCACCACCACCGTCGTCACCGTGGGCAAGCAGGGGCTGGAACAGTGGATTTACACCACGGCGCACAGCCAGCCGCTCGCCTACGGGCTGGCCGCGATCCTGATCGCCGTCGCGGCGGGCTGGACCGCGGCCCTGGTATTCCGCCCCCGCTAG